CCCCCTCGCTCTGTCACCGACACTCATGTCAGGCCTGAGATGGAGACCACTCCTAAATGGCCCACTATTTCGGTCATATCCATGGAGGGCATTCTCAAGCCGTCAGCCCCCTCAGGCACTGAATATGCTTCCGCCCTGGAGCCTCCAGAATCTTCACAAGCCCCTCACCAGAGTCTAGAGTCTTCATCCCAGTTCATTCCAAAGTCTGCTTCAGAATCCGCTTCAGTACCAGTCCAGGAGTTTGTTCCTGAAGACCCAGTCCCTGCAGCCCCAGAGGCCAGTCAAGCGTCAGCATCAGTAACCCAAGAATCCGTTCATGAGTCTGTTCCTGCAGCCCCCAAGGGTACTCAAGAATCCATCCCAGAGCCTGTTGCTATGGCCCCAGAGGACCGTTTAGAAGCCACAGGATGTGTTCCTGAGACCGTCTTTGTGCCAGTTCCAGCTCTGGAGAGTAGTTTAGCAGCCCCCGAGGGCTGTCAAGAGCCAGTTCAATGGTCAATCTTCATAGCCCCAGAGGGCAGTTCGTCATCCCCCAGCAGGAGTCAAGAGTCGGTTCCTGAGCCTATTCCTGCAGCCCAGGAGGGCATTTCAACAAATCCCAAGGGCTGTCCAGTGTCAGTATTTGAACTTGGTCCAGTGGCCCCTAAGAGCATCCCTGTTATATCCCCAGAGCCCACTCCAGACTCTCCCCCCACTACAGAAGAAGTTCTTGTCGCATCCTTGGAGGCCAACCCTGAAAGTCTTGTCAGTCATGTAAAGCCCACAGAAGATGACTTTATCTCTCATGCTGTACCTTCAAAAACTGTCCATGTTCTGTCCAAGGAGGCCCTTCCAGAGAGCCCTAAACCTCTCGTTGATGCCACCTCCGAATCCCTTGTTAGTCATGTCTTGCCTACCAAAAATATCCTGGAGTTTGGCCGTAATACCCAGTCCAGTAGGAGACCTTCACCTGTGAAATGTGCTGGTAGAGGTGCCACTAACTATGCCCCCACCCTTAACCCACCCTCTGTCTGTCCTGGTCTGCAAAGTTTCCCTAAGATGGCACCACCCTGGTCAGCCTTAAACCATTCCCCTGGAACATTTTCCGCCTCTCCCGTCCCACCCCCTGTGTTTCCTTACAGGCCTGGACATCCATGGGTCCCTTCCCACCCACCACCCAAGTCAGTACCATTTTGGCTCCCTACCAGCCCTGTGACCCATTTGACTCCACCCAGGatggacgccaggaggcgtcctttggagggggggtactgtcaggatcctgccctgacagtcttgtctgtcctatctttgtttaatgtgtctctgttcatttgtgcctgagcacatggttgtgtctttgtttatgttggccgtgtgctccccttgtcctgcctccttgtttctaatcaccacgcccccttgtttagtcctttgtttgtctaattgttcacctgatccttgtgtgatctgctccctttatattgtgctcatttccctctggtccttgctggttcgtttttgtgtgtgccttgtgtacagtctctagcttggatatttagtcttgttagaactctttaatcagtattttgcatcttatttggttccctcttatttttttagttttcatttgttcccatgtgtagtctagttctagtctttgtagtttagtgtttttgttctttaacctTTTGGGGGTTTTcccacctttttttatttttctttctagttttcagcaaggttgctgttttctttattttgacattggggcgctacaaggggttccttcaaccgggtcaggcccttcctacttgagttgctacaaggtctccttttgccacagagtctggagccatctccttctgatccgcctgttctcctgtcgtgagccctgccctattgtggactgtcttagtgcatcatctgtgttccacacttgttaataaactgtttcccctgttaattctgcatctgggtcctcccttGCCAAACCCTGACTAATAGAATGTAATCAATCTATCaattcaatcaatcaaccaatcaattaataaatcaattaatcaattgaTCATTTGATCGATCAATCACAGTATTTGTTGGCCAAAACATTTTAACTTTGTttggtattttatttaaattgtataattattGCTGTTTAAACTAAAAACCTTATACTAGTCTGTATAATGGCATACAATTATGATTACTTCCCTCCCATATCAGTACATTGCTAACAAACTTGTTTACTAACCAAGAACTCTCTTTGGTCTCGTAGCTTATTGCCACTGCATGGTATCCTAACAACACCATAGCTGaagataatattaaaataaacattattgtgGAGGACCAGAATGATAACCCACCTGTTTTCAACAAGCCAGAACGAGTCAGCATATATGAGGGGAGACCAGATGGTGAGCCTGccactttctatttttttttttttttttttttggcaaaaattGCTTGATTTTCTGAAATTAGAGATGACCAATCCTTCATCCTAAAGATCTAGTGGATAGATTTCTTTTTGTAATAGCTGTGTCATTTCTAGGTACCTTTGTAACACAAGTTGTGGCTAAAGATAAAGATGAGCCAAACACTCTTCACACTAAGATAGCGTACAGCTTGATCAAGCAGGAGCCAAACAATGGCACGCTTTTCTTTGCTGTTCATAAAGACAATGGAGCAATCTCTGTAAACAACCCAACGATTGATAGAGAGGTATTTGTTACCAGTTATACTgatgtttgtatttgtgtttgaATGTCGATAGCTTCAAAAGTTATCACCAAACTGTCTGGTTCAAGTTTTCATTCTCTTCAACAGGAACATAAATCTTTTATTCTTACGGTGCAAGCTGCTGACATGTATGGAAGCCCTGAAGGAAATTCTGCTACAACTACTGTATTTATAGACATCCTGGATGTCAATGACAATATTCCTACTTTGGAGAAGGATGAGGTGACTATGTGCATTGGCTAATAGTTAGTCACgattatgtcttttttttattaatttgtgaaaaattattgTGTCTACCTTTATTCATTGTAAACTTGtagcacacatttaaaaaaaaaaactgcatttaatatGATATTAATGAAAAGTGTATTTAAAGAAACCAGACTTtcacacaattatttaaaatgtgattgggcttatttcaaatgaaaagttttactttaaagtgcattttttattaaatggggtcatatgacgttgctaaaaagaacattatttggtgtatttgacGTAATTCAatttgtttatgcggtttaaggctaaaaaaaaaaaaattattattttccacatactgtacattattgtttctcctctatgccccacctttctgaaacacattgattttacaaagctcatcgttgtGAAAAGCGAgtagtgctctgattggccagctatccagtgcattgtaattggccgaatacctcaagcgtgtgacagaaatgttacaccccttaacataATGGCATGTCCTGgtgtgacaagacaaaaacaatgaatcccattataaacgaggcatttgttttatccagcagggacataattactgattataatgacttatactgtctttttacacgttgcattgaaatattaaaatttcagtcagaagcgccagactgtccttataagtagacatgtgggggcatgtttaaacgagCTGTTTCAGGGGGCGTGGAGaaatcttaacttttataaagaatatctctttggatttgagactttagtctttgcaattgtacagatcttctttatgcaccaagagcttgtaacactccaaagagaaaggaaaaacttaAATCACAacatatgacccatttaactaACAAATGCTAAAGATCATGTAAAGTACTCCATTATAATAACATGCAGTAATAGTGCCTACAAGTTCACACTTAAgtttattcttttaaagtatatttaagtaCTTTTTGAAAACATGCTTAATAGTATTTGTACTTCTCCTTCTCAAGAATATTCCTCTCAATTACTTACTGTAGTATAAGAAAAACTCAAGAAAACAAAGTGTGGACATTGTTTTGGTTTCATAGTTTTCAGCAAGTATTGATGAGAATGAGGCCCCTGTTGAGGTTTTGAGGATCCAGGCTCTGGATAATGATGAAGAAAGCACCGACAATTGGTTGGCTGAGTTTGACATAGTCTCGGGGAACGAGGATGGACGTTTCTCTATTCAAACTGATCCGAAGACAAATATGGGTGTTTTGTACCTGAACAAGGTCAGTGCTTATTTTGTAAACAGTTCTAAGAAGTTTGTGTGATGGAAGAAAGGATATCAGGGCTGAAATGTAATATGGCTGTGTGTTTACATATTTGTTACTAGGATTGTTTTTTTGAGAAACCAATTGCACCTTGCTCTCTCCTCTAGCCTGTTGACTTTGAGTCAGCATCTGATATGAACCTGAAACTAGTTGTAGCAAACAAAGCTCATCCAGGAGCACCTCTTGCTTCTGgagcaggtggtggagatggAGCGGgagcaggtggtggagatggAGCTGGAGCAGGTGGTGGAGCTGGAGCTTCTGGAGCAGGTGGTGGAGGTGGAGCTGGAGCAGGTGGTGGAGGTGGAGCTGGAGCAGGTGGTGGAGGTGGAGCTGGAGCAGGTGGTGGAGGTGGAGCTGGAGCAAGTGGTGGAGGTGGAGCTGGAGCTTCCGGAGCAGGTTTTGGAGGAAGTGTTCTCAAGCAAAAGACATACTCAGTGAAGATCGGTGTCAAAAACAAACCTGAAGGCCCAAAGTTCAAGCCAAGGACCAAGCCTATATCTGTATCTGAAAAcaccaaaaattattttccaaGAGTAATTGACACCTACACTGCTATAGAAGAAGACACAGGCAAAACAGCAGAAAAAGTCAAGTAAGTGTTCTCCAAGGATTTATTTAGTCGAATATATGCAGTACATACCTCAAGCCAAGCATATTAAACATGTTTAGAAGCATTCTCACAATATTTGATTGAATACTATAGGCCTATTTGAGGTTTCAGAaacttttataaacttttataaaCCTCAAACCTTCAAATTACTAAACCAAATGTAGaacttaaaattgtaatagtataaTTGTCCATGTTTGTTTAGATATGCAAAGGCATATGACCCTGACAACTGGATTTCTATTGACACGGACACGGCTGAGATAAAACTGAACAAGGTACCAGATCGTGAGTCTCCATTTGTGGTAAATGGGACCTACTATGCCAAGATCCTCTGCATTACAGATGGTTAGTATGAACAGTTAGTCAGAACATTACATTGagatgtttggacacacctactTTTTTCATAACCATTACTAGTATTAGCATATATAATTTAgacaaatagtctaaataaacaaatttagacTGTTTAATTTCTTCAAACTTCATAATGTGCATCCTGGGATGCAGTTTAAACAGTAGCGAAGGAGTCAGACATGTCAAACAGTAGAACATGATTTAAGAAGGTTAACTGTAGCATGCTTTTTGTTTGCTATTTTAGAACTGCACTCTCAGACATCTACAGGGACTATAGCTTTGCAGGTGGAGGACCTGAATGATAACTGCCCTAAACTCCTTAATAATGTGCAGACTGTCTGCAGTGATACCAGTGTAGTCAATGTCACAGCAGAAGATCACGATTCAGATCCCAACGGAGCTCCACTAGAGTTCAGTTTGATAGAAGAGAAGACAAGGGGCAAATGGAACCTGCAGAGAATAAACGGTAATACCAAACAGATAAAAACAGGATTTATTTCTAAGGGTCCGTATGTTAAACAATTCTTGATGTAAGCATTGTTTGGTTATTTGCAATAAACTGAAGCAATCACACCACATATAAAGTAGATAATCATTCTTGTTCACTTTTGAGTAGAAAGTGACATAATAGTCTCTCACTGTTTCTCACCTCTTCAGATGTAAGTGTTTCAATGCTCCCTGAAGATCACTTATGGCCTGGTTTTTATGAAGTCACCATGGAAATCAGAGACAAGCAAGGACTTGCCTGTCCTGATGAGCAAGTCCTCCGTTTAGAGGTTTGCACTTGCTCTGAAGGATTGTTTTGTTCTTCAAAAGTGGCTGCATTACACACTACATCAGCCAGCATTGGAGCAACAGGAATTGGTTTCCTGCTTCTAGGATTCCTCTGCATAATCTGTGAGCATGAGTTTACTTTACTGTGATCTGCCactgtattataaatgtattattggtGGTGACATTGTGAAACAgacattgttttgtgtttttttgtctgtCTCTATCTTTAGTGGCGCTTGTGGCCGTTATAAAATGTGATTGTGGGAATGCTGGAAAACATTTTACTGATATGCCATTTGATACCAAGCAACATCTTATGTCCTATAGCACAGAGGGAAAAGGAATAGATGGGGTAAAGAAAATCCCTTTGTGATCTTGCACAgctcatatttatattcatatttatatttatatatatttatataagagaACAAGTGAAATTGTAAAGCACTTCCGTCATGCGATAACTGATTCTGTTTCTCTTGCAGGATGCTTCTCTGATGAGAATCCCACCAAAACTCTACAATGAGGGGGGCAATGCAATTAAATTACCCAAAGACACTTTACAAATGGTTAAAGCTAAGTCTTATTACCCACTGGATGAAATTCAGGGCCCCAGGTCGAACCAGACTGCACATAACAGTGCTAAAATGGTAGGAGAGATGCAGGAGAGTGCATTTGGAGGCTTTTACAGTGATATGGACATGGAAAACTCTGTGAGGTGGCAAGAAGGACAAGTCTTGCATGATGCATTCTTAAAAGAATACTTTGCACAAgtatgtgatttaaaaaatatatattgatttgtttttataggaatagttcacaaaaaaaaatacaaatttgcagAAAATTGTTATGTTATTCGCTCACCACTctttagtgaatgggtgccatcagaatttttgggtggactatcccatTAACACTGAATGAAATTACATGTAGGATGATATTACTCATTCTTCTGTTGCAGAAATCCACGTATATACTGGAGGATGATTCTCCGATAAAAGGACTGAAGCTCTATGATTATGAGGGTGAAGGATCTGTTACCGGTTCCATTGAGAACTGCAGCTTCATCGAGTCTAATGATGATCTGGAGTTCTTGAACAACCTGGGTTTAAAGTTCAGGACCTTGGCTGAGGTGTGTGGATTCAGACAGACGGACCCAAATGTTATTGTTAATACTGTTGAGACAACACCAAACGAAGCTGCATCTTCCAGTAAAATGACCAACATCGTCCAACCCAGTCCTGAGGAGATACCTGTTAAATCACCACTTGTCCAACCAAGTCCCGACGAGAAACCTGTTAAACCACCACTTCTCAAACCTGCACCTACTCAGGAGATTGTCATACAGGAGCCTATGTACTATGGGTTCAACCAACCAATGTCAAGAAATGTTGTGCTATCAGAGGATGGGCTTGGGCAAGGTGTGTACATAATTAATGGAACTCCAGAAGCTGAGAGAATTCTGACTCAAGGTAAAGGCTATACACTTGCACATACTGGACAACAAGCTGTTCTAGCAAACAACATCATTGGTAATTCCTTCTTGTACTCACAAATTGGACCTCAAAGTCCAATCATGATTACCGAAGGATTAGTTGATATTAATCAGTCTGTAATCCAGAACTTTTCACCAACTCAAAACCTTGTAATGATGCCACAGCAACAACTAGATGGAATTGGTTCACTGCAGATGGTAAGAGTTTCAGGAGGGAATGCGCAGGGTAGAGTTACTCTTATGGATGGCTCAGTCAATGGAGGTAAAGTATTCATTGATCGCCCCATGAGCCCTCAACAATTTTACCCAGTAAATTCTCAAGAATTGGGTGGATCAGTACATATGAACCAAAGAGTAGTTGACGGCTCCCTTTACAGTGCACAGAATGATGGACAAGGGACAGTAACAATTGGACAATGTCCTGTCAATGGAGGTAATGTAATGATAGGAGGCTCAGGAACTCAAAACCTAGTAATAATGCCTCAAATTGCACCTGGTCAGGTAAACAACCAGCTATTAGAAAGTGGTCCTTTCCCCAGTGCTTCAAACATTATATCAAAAGAAGGTTCAGAGACTAGACTACTGGTTGGTGGTCATTCTACTCTAGAGGGTCCTGTTAGTGATGGCAATTTATTGGTTGCAAGCCCAGGTCAGTTTCCTGTGTCTATGAGCACAAGAGCTCCAAATTTAGTGAGACTGGCTCAAGTTACAAATGGTCACTTGCCAAGTGTTCAGAACATTGTATCAGGGGAAGGTGGACAAAGTAGATCATCGGTTAGTGGTTCCACTATTCTAGAGGGTCCAAGTCAGCTTCCACTTGCCATGAGTCCAGGAATAATTAGTCCTTTTGAACTGCCTCAGGTAGCAAACAGACAGTTGTTCCGTTCTAAAGTGTCCAGAGTTCTGACATCAATGGCTATGATGCCAAAATCCAAAGGACTTGCATCAAATGGGCAGCTGAATGTTGAGCAGTGATCTAGTTTTTGGTCTAGTGGCATTCATACTGCATTAGCATCAGATGAATTAGAAGTTCTCAATATTAAAATGACTGCAATAAGTGAGTATGAGCATTTTTGATAATTGTTGATTTTGTTTTCAATAATTACTTGGTCTGGGTGGTCTGAACCTATTTAAAAGGCCAATAATGTTAAACATGTTGCATTTTGTTTTACATCTTAAATCTACAGATAAGATTTCAACTAAAAAGTTTTATTGGGCAATTAATAACTTGATTAACAATACATaatttaacactttaaaaacatttctttaactAAGATTGATATGGTATACTGGTTTAAACAGTAGGGAGGCATCAATGTTATGTCCTGTGGAATTCATACCACAGATACtactatatttaatatttctttcagtattttaaaatgtgatttctcTTGGGATTTTTGTCATGGAACGTATTTTTCTGAAGCTATGACTTCTGTGATAAAAACTGTTAATGTTAGGGTGTTTGtaagattttgtatttttttaatattttgtcttgtgtatggtaaatacattttttattttttccccagtaGTGTCAAAAAAAATACATGTGGTGTTTTACTCTTTAAGCCATTTCATGAACAGTATTTTGGGTTGAGCAAAAATAAAGTTGTAATGACTAAAGAGCAGTccatgatattttatttaacccaggtaatttaaagataaataattagattttttttcttcatgtttgcTTAATAAAGCAGACATTTTCTTAATCATCTGTTTGGCtagagtgatttatttatttaattattgttattagttttttttttgtgtgtgattcacACCATCTAGTGGTATGAAACTGTATTGATGTTTTTACTACACTGGTCAGGTTTTtccttttggtttattttttagcttgggGCAGACTGCATTTCAGTGAGAGGTGTAGCACATGAACCTATAGCAAAAGTGAATTCTCAAAGTTCTTTAAAGTGTTGCCAGTCTGTTTGGAGGAGCCAAAAACACGCTACACTAAAACTAAAAGTGTATAATTGTTTCTGCATAATGTAACAACATTACCAAACCAAGTgtcatttgtttaaattaaatatatcttttaaagcaaaatatttcacaaaaagagAATTTTCGGGTTTCACATGATAAAACAATACTCAATACAAAATTATTGTGACACTTTAAAAGTGACTTTCAAACATttgtgaatatgttcatattaatGTGATTCTTTACAGCTATGGTAACTCTAATTGGACACCTGTGTGAATTTAAGGAGAACTGAATTCACGCAGCCCCTATATATCACCTTGTTTAAAAGTAATAGCAAAAATTAGTCTGGAAATATACATTTGGTTGATATTTTGGTTGATGTAGTTTTCATGTTTATGCACACTTACACAACTTCACATTGAGCTGCCACAGTTACTATATCTTgaattttacagttaaaatgtgTTGCATTAGCTTCcgttatacaaaaataaattggaAAATGTGAATTTAGTGCTTATTTCATACAAAGTGTGACTAAAAGTGGAGGGTGAATACAGAGGTTGTAGGGGGCTCTTCCACAGTAGAAAACTCTCACGCCTGGGTGTGCAAAAGAGAAAGTGCTCTTTCAGATGCCCCACCCAAAAAGTGATCAGTAACCTGCCCCCCATTTCCAGTCTTCTACACAAGAACGGCTCTGATCACCAGGTCACAACTGAGAGAGACAGTTTGAATAAATATAAGaaacataaattactcaccctgaagtcaccATAGGTGTATatgtttcttctttcagacaaattcagttggagatatttaaaaaatagtttttgatcCTTCAAGCTGTTGGATGcaactcagtgggtgttgcactccatcggtctatgagaagtttaataaaaagctcaacaaaggcctcctgtagagaatcgatgcgtttttgtaagtgAAATATCCACTGTCATTCCCCCGGAACTGCTTCTGTTTTGCAACAATaagcacaagctagattaaagtgattattacattttgaatttggatatttttcttacaaaaacacaccgATTCGCTACAGGAGTACTTTGTTCACcacccggagccatgtgagaaacactttttttttaatggatgcactttttattaaacttctcatggactGATGGAGTGCAACACACACTGAGTTGCATCAAACAGCTTAAAAGATCAATGACTTTTTTTGCCATATACACTCATACTTCAAGGTAATTTATGGGCCAATttgcattttgggtgaactttaatATGAAAAATGCCTGTGGGCAGCATTGTTTCAAGTTTAAACCTGCACTCTCTTTGCAACAGCATTACCGTCACCTCAGTATGCACTTGGAACTATGAGTACTGGTTTAgtttacagtaaataaaaaaggtttacaggatatatatatatatatatatatatatatatatatatatatatatatatatatatatatatatatatatatatatatacacacacacataatattataaatatatatatatatatatatatatatatatatatattagtggtgggccgttatcggcgttaacgtgctgcgattatcgggcgataaaaaaaatatcgccgttaatctattctcaaagttgggtaaTCCACACTctcctaaaagtcaaaattaaataattaaaatgaaataatttaaataaaaattaaaaaattacaactatgctcagtcgcATTGTGTTCTCCATGTGTTTTCCGTGTGCGTTTGTGATGacgtaaggtgactgcaaacacacctgggtttgatacaactattgagtgtgaaagcaggCCAACGCTGCGGGCGGCGCCGGGAACAATCGCGCTCGGACCGCAGCAAacgagcccagtgtaaaagccctctcaaatcccctttcttccccattctgatgctcgatttgaacttcagcaagtcatcttcaccacatcgagatgcctaaatgcattgagttgctgcaatgtgattggctgaattgTAATTTGTGTttccaagcaattgaacaggtgtaaaGTGGCTGGTGAGTGTATAGTTGAACAGGCACATTGTATCTGTCAAATGCTGGCTCAGTGGTGTCAGGATTTACAGGATACATCCATATGAAAGGATTTACTACAGCCAAATGAATTAGACCAcaccacacatcatgttctcacgcagtgaaaaatacattgcggAGCAAATAGGAATCTGACAACGCACAGACAGTCAAGAAAGAGCAGGCAAacttattcaatttttttaagtaattaaaacaataaatactgttttgtggTTCTAGAATGTGCCATGACAGATCACTGTAGTACATCAGGAGctcttaaaacaacaacaacaacaacaaaattctcTTTTCACATTACTTGCTGAAACCTGCCTTACCAGCAGTTTTCTAACGTAGTCATAAATTTACAACTTGCTTTCATCATGAGTCATCTTGCCGCACGGTATGATCTGAAGAATGAGAATGAGAAGATGAACCTTTTCAGCAAACATAAGACTTAGTCACTTACAGGTATGTAGTTTAAAACTATTACAAGAAGTCCAATTCCCACGCTTTGCCCCATTCAAAATGGATGTTTTGAATCACTATTATAAGAGCACATTTGACAGTTTGCTTTCATCCTGTTCAAACCTTTCAGATCTAATGGTTTATCAGGAAGGACTGAATAAGTATGAGCCAGACAAGCATCATATTCTTATAGTAAGTCGTCATATTCCTCTAAGGGTTAACAGTAAAACTGTCAAGCTGACAACACATGACTCAcagtaacaaattaaaaacaaaattctgCAGAGCTAGAGCATTAAaggactttattattattgtcaaaaatacCCACAATTGAATATTTTCATTAAGGCAGAATAAATAACCACTGGATAACCACCAAAATGATCAACAAGAAAATAGATTAGTCAGTgtttacaaaaatactttttgaaaattaaaaaggaaGCATGATACATTTTTGACACACATTAAATAGtactattattgtaattatttcaagtttgcaaaaatgttttgcCTTTGCCAGTTTTATTGATGGTTAAAATAgagaaataacaataaataatcaaGAGAACGGCAGGAGGACAGTATCAGGATACAATATTAGTTGGATTAAAACTGTCACATCTTGTGTGAGCAAATATTCAGCTTTTGTTGAAGATTTCTTACTTTTCCTATGCTTATTGTTTCTTCCAACAGGCCATATTCATCTATAACATTTAGCTCACATACATAGTTTGTTCTTTACTGTTCACGTCTGTCCATGTGGACGCCAATGAACCTCAAGGCCAAAATGGTCCAGATGGTGTCTGCATAGACACTTATTTATCTCTGACTGAATGAAGAGAGCAAGAGATGATCTGTTACCGAGGACATTTATTGAGAAATGATAACTTCAAAAAGCGGCTGGATTCTCAAGTGCTTGAGGTTGTTCTCTTTTTGTATGCCCTTCTCTTTCTTTACATTCTCCAAGAGAAAAGCAGCCTTTTGCTTCAAGGTTTAACATCTTGTGATCTAAGTCTTTATCTGTTCAGATAGTATTGTATTGATAGGAAAGCATCTTGTTCCAACAcgtcccaaagatgctctattgggttgagatctggtgactgtgggggccattttagtacagtgaactcattgtcatgttcaagaaaccaatttgaaatgattcgagctttgtgacatggtgcattatcctgtgGAAGTAGCCAATAGAGGattgggtacatggtggtcataaagggagggacatggtcagaaacaatgctcaggtaggccgtggcatttaaacgatgcccaattggcactaagggacctaaagtgtgccaagaaaacatcccccacaccattacaccaccaccaccagcctgcacagtggtacaaggcatgatggatccatgttctcattctgtttacgccgaATTCTGACtccaccatctgaatgtctcaacagaaatcgagactcatcagaccaggcaacatttttccagtcttcaactgtccaattttggtgagctcgtgcaaattgtagcctctttttcctatttgtagtggagatgagtggtacccggtggggtcttctgctgttgtagcccatccgcctgaaggttgtgtgtgttgtggcttcataaatgctttgctgcatacctcggttgtaatgagtggttattctCAGTTATTACTCAGTCAAAGtagctcttctatcagcttgaatcagtcggcccattgtcctc
The genomic region above belongs to Carassius carassius chromosome 18, fCarCar2.1, whole genome shotgun sequence and contains:
- the zmp:0000001074 gene encoding desmoglein-2-like protein, with the translated sequence MFPRSSLVPALLLFLTVQILSTGDCWTGSQKRRHKREWVVPAKRFTENVDYSDSPYFSKIRSDLDEISSLRYTVRGPGVNQPPVGNFILDEKKGWVRITRTLDREERQNYTLIATAWYPNNTIAEDNIKINIIVEDQNDNPPVFNKPERVSIYEGRPDGTFVTQVVAKDKDEPNTLHTKIAYSLIKQEPNNGTLFFAVHKDNGAISVNNPTIDREEHKSFILTVQAADMYGSPEGNSATTTVFIDILDVNDNIPTLEKDEFSASIDENEAPVEVLRIQALDNDEESTDNWLAEFDIVSGNEDGRFSIQTDPKTNMGVLYLNKPVDFESASDMNLKLVVANKAHPGAPLASGAGGGDGAGAGGGDGAGAGGGAGASGAGGGGGAGAGGGGGAGAGGGGGAGAGGGGGAGASGGGGAGASGAGFGGSVLKQKTYSVKIGVKNKPEGPKFKPRTKPISVSENTKNYFPRVIDTYTAIEEDTGKTAEKVKYAKAYDPDNWISIDTDTAEIKLNKVPDRESPFVVNGTYYAKILCITDELHSQTSTGTIALQVEDLNDNCPKLLNNVQTVCSDTSVVNVTAEDHDSDPNGAPLEFSLIEEKTRGKWNLQRINDVSVSMLPEDHLWPGFYEVTMEIRDKQGLACPDEQVLRLEVCTCSEGLFCSSKVAALHTTSASIGATGIGFLLLGFLCIILALVAVIKCDCGNAGKHFTDMPFDTKQHLMSYSTEGKGIDGDASLMRIPPKLYNEGGNAIKLPKDTLQMVKAKSYYPLDEIQGPRSNQTAHNSAKMVGEMQESAFGGFYSDMDMENSVRWQEGQVLHDAFLKEYFAQKSTYILEDDSPIKGLKLYDYEGEGSVTGSIENCSFIESNDDLEFLNNLGLKFRTLAEVCGFRQTDPNVIVNTVETTPNEAASSSKMTNIVQPSPEEIPVKSPLVQPSPDEKPVKPPLLKPAPTQEIVIQEPMYYGFNQPMSRNVVLSEDGLGQGVYIINGTPEAERILTQGKGYTLAHTGQQAVLANNIIGNSFLYSQIGPQSPIMITEGLVDINQSVIQNFSPTQNLVMMPQQQLDGIGSLQMVRVSGGNAQGRVTLMDGSVNGGKVFIDRPMSPQQFYPVNSQELGGSVHMNQRVVDGSLYSAQNDGQGTVTIGQCPVNGGNVMIGGSGTQNLVIMPQIAPGQVNNQLLESGPFPSASNIISKEGSETRLLVGGHSTLEGPVSDGNLLVASPGQFPVSMSTRAPNLVRLAQVTNGHLPSVQNIVSGEGGQSRSSVSGSTILEGPSQLPLAMSPGIISPFELPQVANRQLFRSKVSRVLTSMAMMPKSKGLASNGQLNVEQ